The Sinorhizobium arboris LMG 14919 genome includes a region encoding these proteins:
- a CDS encoding amidohydrolase family protein, translating to MVRDKELVSLANLAAGRSYALTGGTVIHDDGSQSISDIIVGADGRIVVVEPFLDTGSCGACVDIKGMLVSPGFLDAHQHLDKTGVLRFTPNPSGTLQGAREAFAKYARTAGPDDIYKRATRTVGRCLSRGTTAIRSHINVDKDAGFHGIETLAGIRNAEKDRITLQLVAFMTPHPGQDFDWLGKNIDGAVALADAVGGTPAVSEDPPRYLDILFSAAVKAGKPVDLHLDEHLKADVHLLDAALDRVDRFGMQGRTVFSHISVLSALPRKDFQRIAERLLTLDVGVVTLPAANLYLQGRDAETLPPRGLTRVAELYRAGVTIATASDNIQDPFVPTGSGDMLEIARWTLLAGHLRGDELAAAHRMITTAPARLMGLAKDHGLKAGARADFVVTDCIDTDTLVAGGPDRAFVFSKGRLVSQSATETIRVMETA from the coding sequence ATGGTACGGGACAAAGAACTTGTGTCGCTCGCAAATCTGGCTGCCGGCCGGTCCTATGCGCTGACGGGCGGAACGGTCATCCATGACGACGGATCGCAATCGATAAGCGACATCATCGTCGGGGCGGACGGGCGCATCGTCGTCGTCGAACCCTTCCTCGATACCGGCTCCTGCGGCGCCTGCGTCGATATCAAGGGCATGCTGGTTTCGCCCGGTTTCCTCGATGCCCACCAGCATCTCGACAAGACCGGCGTGCTGCGCTTCACGCCCAATCCCTCCGGCACGCTGCAGGGCGCCCGCGAGGCCTTTGCCAAATATGCCCGCACCGCCGGCCCCGACGATATCTACAAGCGCGCCACCCGCACGGTCGGGCGATGTCTGTCCCGCGGCACGACCGCGATCCGCAGCCATATCAACGTCGACAAGGATGCCGGCTTTCACGGCATCGAGACGCTGGCCGGCATCCGCAACGCCGAAAAAGACCGCATCACCCTCCAGCTCGTCGCCTTCATGACCCCGCATCCGGGCCAGGATTTCGACTGGCTCGGCAAGAACATTGACGGCGCCGTGGCGCTTGCCGATGCCGTCGGCGGCACGCCCGCGGTCTCCGAAGACCCGCCGCGCTATCTCGACATCCTGTTTTCCGCCGCCGTGAAGGCCGGCAAGCCGGTGGACCTGCATCTCGACGAACATCTGAAGGCCGATGTGCACCTCCTGGACGCCGCCCTCGACCGGGTTGACCGCTTCGGCATGCAGGGCCGCACCGTCTTCAGCCATATCTCGGTCCTGAGTGCCCTGCCCCGCAAGGACTTCCAGCGCATCGCCGAGCGACTGCTGACGCTTGATGTCGGTGTCGTCACGCTGCCGGCCGCGAACCTTTATCTTCAGGGCCGCGATGCCGAGACACTGCCGCCGCGCGGCCTGACCCGCGTCGCCGAGCTTTACCGCGCCGGCGTCACCATCGCCACGGCCTCGGACAATATTCAAGACCCGTTCGTGCCGACCGGCTCCGGCGACATGCTGGAGATCGCCCGCTGGACGCTGCTGGCCGGCCATCTGCGCGGCGACGAGCTTGCCGCCGCCCACCGTATGATCACCACGGCCCCTGCCCGCCTCATGGGCCTCGCCAAGGACCATGGTCTTAAGGCCGGCGCCCGCGCCGATTTCGTCGTCACCGACTGCATCGACACCGACACGCTGGTTGCCGGCGGACCGGACCGGGCCTTCGTCTTCTCCAAGGGACGCCTCGTCTCGCAAAGCGCGACCGAGACGATCCGCGTGATGGAGACCGCATAG
- a CDS encoding LysR family transcriptional regulator, giving the protein MDITLKQLRAFVTVANLGQFTLAANRLGSSQSAVSTLIRQLEQNLNLRLFDRHTRLLRLTQAGMDILPIAARTVADIEGMVESSRELNALRRGKVSMAAGTVQAALLLPPLVRGFTRLYPEITVELHDVAEKTVLEQVANGSVDLGLGTVPEDDTELIGTRMITDEFLVVLHADDPLVRRPEVRWTDLADCKLIGPQRGNPIRDRLENELVRNGIALSLDKSMQEVALPLTIIGMVEGGLGVAIMTSAVTRLATSMGLVVRTPKEPHITREVSLIQKRARSLSPAARRFRDFLLKSVH; this is encoded by the coding sequence GTGGACATCACCCTGAAACAGCTTCGCGCCTTCGTGACGGTCGCCAATCTCGGACAGTTCACGCTAGCCGCCAACAGGCTCGGCTCCTCGCAATCGGCGGTCAGCACCCTGATCCGGCAGCTGGAGCAGAACCTCAACCTGCGCCTCTTCGACCGCCACACCCGGCTCCTGCGCCTGACGCAGGCGGGCATGGATATCCTGCCGATCGCCGCCCGCACCGTGGCCGATATCGAAGGCATGGTGGAAAGCTCGCGGGAACTTAATGCGCTGCGCCGCGGCAAGGTCAGCATGGCGGCCGGCACGGTGCAGGCCGCCCTGCTCCTGCCGCCACTCGTCCGCGGCTTCACCCGGCTCTACCCGGAAATCACCGTCGAGCTGCATGACGTCGCGGAAAAGACCGTGCTGGAGCAGGTCGCCAACGGCTCCGTCGATCTCGGCCTAGGCACCGTGCCGGAGGACGATACCGAACTCATCGGCACCCGCATGATCACCGACGAATTTCTGGTGGTGCTACATGCCGACGATCCGCTGGTGCGGCGGCCCGAGGTGCGCTGGACCGACCTTGCCGATTGCAAGCTCATCGGCCCGCAGCGCGGCAACCCGATTCGCGACCGGCTGGAGAACGAGTTGGTGCGAAACGGCATCGCGCTGTCGCTCGACAAGTCCATGCAGGAGGTGGCCCTGCCACTGACGATCATCGGCATGGTCGAGGGCGGCCTCGGCGTCGCAATCATGACCTCGGCCGTCACCCGGCTTGCGACCTCCATGGGCCTGGTCGTGCGCACGCCGAAGGAGCCGCACATCACCCGCGAAGTCAGCCTCATCCAGAAACGGGCGCGCTCGCTGTCACCTGCCGCGCGACGGTTCCGCGATTTCCTGCTGAAATCGGTCCATTGA
- a CDS encoding ABC transporter permease produces MEQVNQGARETVYPQAAHFFYRTLSQIAISAVTPIAAVLVALAFGAALLWLNGFNGSDVVIVMIFGSFQDVRSFGEILLKATPLILIGAGLCVAFRCSIWNIGAEGQLYAGAIAATLVGTHFDGLSVWLHAPLVMLAGAIAGAGWAGIAGWLKVRFQASEIVTTIMLNYIALILTSYLVTGPMRDASAAYPQSARLIKEAWTPRIVSDMRLHIGILIAVALAVALYIFLQRSSRGFALRVVGLNPHAARYAGMQVARNVMIAMCISGAMAGLAGAFEVAGVTHRLYQNISPGYGFEGIAVALLAGNNPLAAILSGGLFATLRSGSEVLQITSQVPQVLVLVIQGIVILSVVAFAKLRDVLRIVA; encoded by the coding sequence ATGGAACAGGTAAACCAGGGAGCGCGCGAGACCGTGTATCCTCAAGCCGCCCACTTTTTTTACCGGACGCTGTCGCAGATCGCGATCAGCGCCGTCACCCCCATCGCGGCGGTCCTCGTCGCACTCGCCTTCGGCGCAGCGCTGTTGTGGCTGAACGGCTTCAACGGCAGCGATGTCGTCATCGTCATGATCTTCGGCTCGTTTCAGGACGTGCGCTCCTTCGGCGAAATCCTGCTGAAAGCCACGCCGCTGATCCTGATCGGCGCCGGCCTCTGCGTCGCCTTCCGCTGCTCGATCTGGAACATCGGCGCCGAAGGCCAGCTCTATGCTGGGGCGATCGCCGCCACCCTCGTCGGCACCCATTTCGACGGGCTTTCCGTCTGGCTGCATGCGCCACTGGTCATGCTGGCCGGCGCAATCGCGGGCGCCGGATGGGCCGGCATTGCCGGCTGGCTGAAGGTGCGATTTCAGGCCAGCGAGATCGTCACCACGATCATGCTCAACTATATCGCGCTGATCCTGACGAGCTATCTCGTCACCGGCCCTATGCGCGATGCGAGCGCCGCCTATCCGCAATCCGCGCGCCTCATCAAGGAAGCCTGGACACCGCGCATCGTTTCTGACATGCGCCTGCATATCGGCATCCTCATCGCCGTGGCGCTGGCGGTGGCGCTCTATATCTTCCTGCAGCGCAGCAGCCGCGGCTTTGCGCTGCGCGTCGTCGGCCTCAATCCGCATGCCGCCCGCTATGCCGGCATGCAGGTCGCCCGCAACGTCATGATCGCCATGTGCATCTCCGGCGCGATGGCGGGTCTTGCCGGAGCCTTCGAAGTGGCCGGCGTCACCCACAGGCTCTACCAGAACATTTCTCCCGGCTATGGCTTCGAGGGCATCGCGGTGGCGCTGCTCGCCGGCAACAATCCGCTGGCGGCCATCCTCTCGGGCGGGCTCTTCGCGACGCTGCGCTCCGGCTCCGAGGTTCTGCAGATCACCTCGCAGGTGCCGCAGGTGCTCGTACTGGTCATTCAGGGCATCGTCATCCTCTCGGTCGTCGCCTTCGCCAAGTTGCGCGACGTGCTGAGAATCGTGGCTTAG
- a CDS encoding BMP family protein, translating into MTALSIAVSIPAMAMAEDFKMGLLVPGSVSEEGWNRIGYNALKGVETQLGAKISYVELQQNPASFEKAFRDYASQGYKVILGHGFEFQDAALEVAQDYPDVYFLISSSAIHEGNVIGLNTDTSQPFYLMGIIAAKMGKKAGLVGGMEIPPIQQAFAGFKNGAKSVSADFPISEAYIGNFTDTTAAKEAALSMISQGADFIVPNASGATVGGYQAIAESGPDVRSFSIFSDFTQVAPKNILGLYVADYAQGVVEVVKSIKDGNPPTENVVFGLKDPKVISFSFRDDGPVSVPAEIRAEVKAISDKIAAGEIKTGE; encoded by the coding sequence ATGACGGCTCTGTCCATCGCCGTTTCGATCCCGGCCATGGCGATGGCCGAAGACTTCAAGATGGGCCTGCTCGTACCCGGCAGCGTTTCCGAAGAAGGCTGGAACCGCATCGGCTACAACGCGCTGAAGGGCGTGGAAACCCAGCTCGGCGCCAAGATCAGCTATGTCGAGCTGCAGCAAAACCCAGCCTCCTTCGAAAAGGCCTTCCGCGATTATGCCAGCCAGGGATACAAGGTCATCCTCGGCCACGGCTTCGAATTTCAGGATGCAGCCCTCGAAGTGGCGCAGGATTACCCGGATGTCTACTTCCTGATCTCGTCGAGCGCCATCCATGAAGGCAATGTCATCGGCCTCAACACCGACACCAGCCAGCCCTTCTACCTGATGGGCATAATCGCCGCGAAGATGGGCAAGAAGGCCGGCCTCGTCGGCGGCATGGAAATCCCGCCGATCCAGCAGGCCTTCGCCGGCTTCAAGAACGGCGCGAAAAGCGTCAGCGCGGATTTCCCGATCAGCGAGGCCTATATCGGCAACTTCACCGATACGACCGCCGCCAAGGAAGCAGCGCTCAGCATGATCTCGCAGGGTGCCGATTTCATCGTGCCGAACGCCTCGGGTGCCACCGTCGGCGGCTATCAGGCGATCGCCGAATCCGGCCCCGACGTGCGCTCCTTCTCGATCTTCAGCGATTTCACCCAGGTCGCGCCGAAAAACATCCTCGGCCTCTATGTCGCCGATTATGCGCAGGGCGTGGTCGAGGTGGTCAAGTCGATCAAGGACGGCAACCCCCCGACAGAAAACGTCGTCTTCGGCCTCAAGGACCCGAAGGTCATCTCGTTCAGCTTCCGCGATGACGGCCCGGTTTCCGTGCCGGCGGAAATCCGCGCCGAGGTGAAGGCAATCAGCGACAAGATCGCGGCCGGCGAGATCAAGACCGGCGAATGA
- a CDS encoding FAD binding domain-containing protein: MRRFDYHRAETLEHASRLLTELGDDTFLFNGGTDLLVEIRERLRRVRNVIDIKGIPGLSDITYDETRGLTFGALVTVGRLERLALVRERYPNLREALASLGSIQVRNRATVAGNVCRASPSADTIPPLIADGAFIHIYSPANMRVVPLAEFFTGAGRTVLAKGEIVTGITVPPAADNTGKAYLKHGRRKAMELSTVGVAVSLSMDDGVCSDIRIALGAVGATVLRAPQAEAMLRGTTLDAATVKNAADKAMEECTPISNVRASAEYRRDMVGVLTGRAIRQALETFA; encoded by the coding sequence ATGAGACGCTTTGACTATCATCGGGCGGAAACGCTGGAGCATGCCTCCCGTCTCCTCACCGAACTGGGCGATGACACCTTTCTCTTCAACGGCGGCACGGACCTTCTGGTCGAGATCCGCGAGCGGCTGCGCCGGGTGCGCAATGTCATCGACATCAAGGGCATTCCCGGCCTCTCCGACATTACCTACGACGAAACCCGCGGCCTGACGTTTGGCGCGCTGGTAACGGTGGGTCGGTTGGAGCGGCTGGCTCTGGTGCGCGAGCGGTACCCGAACCTGCGCGAGGCGCTGGCTTCGCTCGGCTCGATCCAGGTGCGCAACCGCGCCACCGTCGCCGGCAATGTCTGTCGCGCCTCGCCCTCGGCCGACACCATCCCGCCGCTGATCGCCGACGGTGCCTTCATTCATATCTACAGCCCGGCCAACATGCGCGTCGTGCCGCTCGCCGAGTTCTTCACCGGCGCCGGCCGCACCGTGCTCGCTAAGGGCGAAATCGTCACCGGCATCACCGTGCCGCCGGCCGCCGACAACACCGGCAAGGCCTATCTCAAGCACGGCCGTCGCAAGGCCATGGAGCTTTCCACCGTCGGCGTCGCCGTCAGCCTTTCCATGGACGACGGCGTCTGCAGCGATATCCGCATCGCGCTCGGCGCAGTCGGCGCCACCGTGCTTCGGGCGCCGCAGGCGGAAGCCATGCTGCGCGGCACGACGCTCGACGCGGCAACCGTGAAAAACGCCGCCGACAAGGCGATGGAAGAGTGCACGCCGATCAGCAACGTGCGCGCCAGCGCCGAATACCGCCGCGACATGGTCGGCGTGCTGACCGGCCGCGCCATCAGACAGGCATTGGAGACTTTCGCATGA
- a CDS encoding nucleobase:cation symporter-2 family protein, with amino-acid sequence MSHHDATDPVEKKYPFPSLLALGLQHVLVMYAGAVAVPLIVGNALHLPKDQVALLVSADLFACGIVTIIQALGFWKIGIRLPIMMGVSFTAVPSIIATGTNPDLGMPGIIGAVIGSGVFTLLVAPFFGRWVRFFPPIVTGTVMLIIGLSLMRVGVNWAAGGQPMIRGPEGMIPNPAYGAPFALAVAAIVLLSVLLLTRVLKGFLSNLAVLMGIGIGFAIAIAFGKVNFHGVADAGWFQVIHPLAFGWPVFEFWSILSLCAVMTVMMIESTGQFLAVGDMAGRKISQRDLARGLRTDGVGNIIGGLLNTFTYTTYAQNVGLLQITGVLSRYVVAAGGGILMLLGILPKVAFVSASIPSYVVGGAAIVMFGMVSATGVKIMSRVDFAGNRRNLYIVAVSVGLAMVPVVADNIFDQLPAALGKFLHSGVLVGTFAAALLNIFFNGVPAREPEDEDVQGAIAAADPA; translated from the coding sequence ATGTCCCATCATGATGCGACGGACCCTGTCGAGAAGAAGTACCCGTTCCCAAGCCTTCTGGCTCTGGGCCTGCAACACGTTCTTGTCATGTATGCCGGTGCTGTCGCCGTGCCGCTCATCGTCGGCAATGCCCTGCATCTGCCGAAGGATCAGGTCGCCCTGCTCGTCAGCGCCGACCTGTTTGCCTGCGGCATTGTCACCATCATTCAGGCGCTCGGCTTCTGGAAGATCGGCATTCGCCTGCCCATCATGATGGGCGTTTCCTTTACCGCCGTGCCCTCGATCATCGCCACCGGCACCAATCCCGATCTCGGCATGCCCGGCATTATCGGCGCCGTCATCGGCTCCGGTGTCTTCACCTTACTCGTTGCCCCGTTCTTCGGGCGATGGGTGCGCTTCTTCCCGCCGATCGTCACCGGCACGGTGATGCTGATCATCGGCCTGTCGCTGATGCGCGTTGGCGTCAACTGGGCGGCGGGCGGCCAGCCGATGATCCGGGGGCCGGAAGGCATGATCCCGAACCCGGCCTACGGTGCGCCCTTCGCGCTTGCGGTCGCCGCGATCGTGCTGCTCTCGGTGCTACTGCTCACCCGCGTTCTCAAGGGCTTCCTGTCCAATCTCGCGGTGCTGATGGGTATCGGCATCGGCTTCGCCATCGCCATCGCCTTCGGCAAGGTGAATTTCCACGGTGTCGCGGATGCCGGCTGGTTCCAGGTCATCCATCCGCTCGCCTTCGGCTGGCCGGTGTTCGAGTTCTGGTCGATCCTGTCGCTCTGTGCGGTCATGACGGTCATGATGATCGAATCGACCGGGCAGTTCCTGGCGGTCGGCGACATGGCAGGCCGCAAGATCAGCCAGCGCGATCTCGCCCGTGGTCTGCGCACCGATGGCGTCGGCAACATCATCGGCGGCCTGCTCAACACCTTCACCTATACGACCTATGCCCAGAACGTCGGCTTGTTGCAGATTACCGGCGTGCTCAGCCGCTATGTGGTCGCGGCCGGCGGCGGCATCCTGATGCTGCTCGGCATTCTGCCGAAGGTCGCCTTCGTCAGCGCCTCGATCCCGAGCTATGTCGTCGGCGGCGCGGCCATCGTGATGTTCGGCATGGTCTCGGCGACCGGCGTGAAGATCATGTCGCGGGTGGATTTCGCCGGCAACCGGCGCAACCTCTACATCGTTGCCGTCAGCGTCGGCCTCGCCATGGTGCCGGTCGTCGCCGACAACATCTTCGACCAGCTGCCGGCGGCGCTCGGAAAATTCCTGCACAGCGGCGTGCTCGTCGGCACCTTCGCGGCAGCGCTCCTGAATATCTTCTTCAACGGCGTGCCCGCCAGGGAGCCGGAGGATGAAGACGTGCAGGGCGCAATCGCCGCCGCCGATCCGGCCTGA
- a CDS encoding BMP family protein, translated as MNQTALSRRSLLASATALILSGLAGPDFARADDFKMGLLVPGSIGEEGWNRIAFDALKRVEKELGAKISYVELPENPPAFEKAFRDYASQGYNVVLGHGFQFQDAAITTAEDFPDTVFLISSSAVHEGRVIGLNTDASQPFYLMGAIAATMGKGAGLIGGMEIPPITQAFEGFRNGAKSVNRNFPVSTVYLGSFTDASAAKEAAFSMISQGSDFVVPNANSAGMGVIQAARESSANAATFSVYSDYTDAAPKNVLGTFLADYGQGIVRIVSAIKNGSVPDSIVEFGLKDTDVIKFTYNDAAGRSVPADLRKTIDGISAKIVAGEIQTRAK; from the coding sequence ATGAACCAGACTGCACTTTCACGCCGTTCGCTGCTTGCATCCGCCACCGCATTGATACTTTCTGGCCTCGCCGGGCCGGACTTCGCCCGCGCCGACGATTTCAAGATGGGCCTTCTCGTGCCCGGCAGCATCGGCGAGGAAGGCTGGAACCGGATCGCCTTCGACGCCCTGAAGCGGGTCGAAAAGGAACTCGGCGCCAAGATCAGCTATGTAGAGCTGCCCGAAAACCCGCCCGCCTTCGAAAAGGCGTTCCGCGACTATGCGAGCCAGGGCTACAATGTCGTGCTCGGCCACGGTTTTCAGTTTCAGGATGCCGCCATCACGACGGCGGAGGACTTTCCCGACACCGTCTTCCTGATCTCTTCGAGTGCCGTGCATGAGGGCAGGGTCATCGGCCTCAACACCGATGCCAGCCAGCCCTTCTACCTGATGGGCGCGATCGCCGCGACGATGGGCAAGGGTGCCGGCCTGATCGGCGGCATGGAAATTCCGCCCATCACGCAGGCTTTCGAGGGCTTCAGGAACGGCGCGAAAAGCGTCAACCGGAATTTCCCGGTATCGACGGTTTATCTCGGCAGCTTCACCGATGCGAGTGCGGCCAAGGAAGCGGCCTTCAGCATGATTTCGCAAGGGTCGGATTTCGTCGTTCCCAATGCCAATTCCGCCGGCATGGGCGTGATTCAGGCGGCGCGGGAATCGAGCGCGAATGCTGCCACCTTCAGCGTCTATAGCGACTACACCGATGCGGCGCCGAAGAACGTGCTCGGCACGTTCCTCGCCGATTACGGGCAGGGCATCGTCCGCATCGTCTCGGCTATCAAGAACGGTTCCGTGCCGGACAGCATTGTCGAGTTCGGCCTGAAGGACACCGACGTCATTAAGTTCACCTACAACGACGCAGCCGGCCGCTCCGTGCCGGCTGACCTGCGCAAAACCATCGACGGCATCAGCGCAAAGATCGTCGCCGGCGAAATCCAGACCCGCGCGAAGTGA
- a CDS encoding aldolase — protein MAHSLTDRASQSEKPARPNRPDLSTDAIRTAREDLAACFRMAARNGFEEGICNHFSAVVPGYDDLFIVNPYGYAFHELTASKLLICDFNGAVVDGEGAPEATAFYIHAEIHRRLPRAKVAFHTHMPYATALSMTDGPPLIWAGQTALKFYGRTAVDENYNGLALDYAEGARIAGTAGDADIVFMKHHGVLVLAPTIAEAWDDLYYLERAAEVQVLAMSTGRTVTPVDPAIADAAYRQMREGDPESAKAHLAAIRRQLDAEEPQYRH, from the coding sequence ATGGCGCATTCCCTGACAGACCGTGCCTCACAATCCGAAAAGCCGGCCCGGCCCAATCGCCCCGATCTTTCCACCGACGCCATCCGCACCGCGAGGGAAGACCTTGCCGCCTGTTTCCGCATGGCCGCCCGCAATGGTTTCGAGGAAGGCATCTGCAATCACTTCTCCGCCGTCGTGCCCGGCTATGACGATCTCTTCATCGTCAACCCCTACGGCTACGCCTTTCACGAGCTGACGGCCTCGAAGCTGCTCATCTGCGATTTCAACGGCGCGGTCGTCGACGGCGAGGGCGCGCCGGAGGCGACCGCCTTCTACATCCACGCCGAAATCCACCGCCGCCTGCCCCGCGCGAAAGTCGCCTTCCACACCCACATGCCATACGCGACCGCGCTTTCGATGACGGACGGTCCGCCGCTGATCTGGGCCGGGCAGACCGCGCTCAAATTCTATGGCCGCACCGCCGTCGACGAGAACTATAATGGCCTGGCGCTCGACTATGCCGAGGGTGCCCGCATCGCCGGCACCGCGGGCGATGCCGATATCGTCTTCATGAAGCATCATGGCGTGTTGGTGCTCGCCCCGACCATCGCCGAAGCCTGGGACGACCTCTACTACCTCGAACGCGCCGCCGAGGTGCAGGTGCTCGCCATGTCCACCGGCCGCACCGTCACACCGGTCGATCCGGCCATTGCCGATGCCGCCTACAGGCAGATGCGCGAAGGGGATCCGGAGTCCGCAAAAGCCCATCTCGCCGCCATCCGGCGCCAGTTGGACGCCGAAGAACCGCAATATCGGCACTGA
- a CDS encoding (2Fe-2S)-binding protein, with translation MKRIVEFTVNGEPTEMAVETCCSLLDALRDDVGLTGTKKGCDVGDCGACTVIVDGQPVNACLMLAVEAEGCTVETVEGLQPGVDVLHPLQDAFMRHGASQCGFCTPGILMMAKMLLHENPHPSDEDIRFGLSGNICRCTGYTKIFDAIKSAARELEAARS, from the coding sequence ATGAAAAGGATCGTGGAATTCACCGTCAACGGCGAGCCCACCGAAATGGCGGTCGAGACTTGCTGTTCGCTGCTCGATGCGCTGCGCGACGACGTTGGTCTCACCGGCACCAAGAAGGGCTGCGACGTCGGCGACTGCGGTGCCTGCACCGTCATCGTCGATGGCCAGCCGGTCAATGCCTGCCTGATGCTCGCCGTCGAGGCCGAGGGCTGCACGGTCGAGACCGTCGAGGGCCTGCAGCCGGGCGTCGATGTGCTGCATCCGCTGCAGGATGCCTTCATGCGCCATGGCGCCTCACAGTGCGGCTTCTGCACGCCGGGCATTTTGATGATGGCCAAGATGCTGCTCCACGAAAATCCGCACCCGAGCGACGAGGACATCCGTTTCGGCCTCAGCGGCAATATCTGCCGCTGCACCGGCTACACCAAGATTTTCGACGCGATCAAATCCGCCGCGCGCGAGCTGGAGGCTGCAAGATCATGA
- a CDS encoding ABC transporter permease: MDNVMFLTFLATLVGAAWRLATPLIFASIGEVFSERAGVLNIGLEGTMLVGAFCGFAAAYATGSIPLGLVAGTAGGMLFGLIFAFFTITIKADQIVVGAALNLLGMGLTAFLFRAYYVSTGKGIEIAQPVHIPFLSDLPLLGEAFFRQNLIVYSTILVAIAGSLVLFRTSFGLTLRAVGEHPKAADVAGLNVAGYRYAAVLVGTGLAGLGGAFLTLGHSNQFVEGITSGRGFIALAVVVFARWSPTGAFCVSLLFGLFYALQLMLQAQSSIVVPYQVLQALPYLMTIITLVVVRGRSAAPAKLGQPYEMR; encoded by the coding sequence ATGGATAACGTGATGTTTCTCACCTTCCTTGCGACGCTCGTCGGCGCCGCCTGGAGGCTTGCAACCCCCCTCATCTTCGCCTCGATCGGCGAAGTGTTTTCCGAGCGCGCCGGGGTCCTCAATATCGGGCTAGAAGGCACCATGCTCGTCGGCGCCTTCTGCGGCTTCGCGGCGGCCTATGCCACCGGCAGCATCCCCCTCGGGCTTGTTGCCGGCACCGCTGGTGGCATGCTGTTCGGACTGATCTTCGCCTTCTTCACCATCACCATCAAGGCGGATCAGATCGTGGTGGGCGCGGCGCTGAACCTGCTCGGCATGGGGCTCACGGCCTTCCTGTTCCGTGCCTATTATGTCTCGACCGGCAAGGGCATCGAGATCGCCCAGCCGGTCCACATTCCCTTCCTCAGCGACCTGCCCTTACTCGGCGAGGCCTTCTTCCGCCAGAACCTGATCGTCTATTCGACGATCCTCGTCGCCATCGCCGGCAGCCTCGTGCTCTTCCGTACCTCGTTCGGCTTGACCTTGCGCGCTGTCGGCGAGCATCCGAAGGCGGCCGATGTCGCCGGCCTTAACGTCGCCGGCTACCGCTATGCCGCCGTTCTGGTCGGCACCGGACTTGCCGGCCTCGGCGGCGCCTTCCTGACGCTCGGCCACTCCAACCAGTTCGTCGAAGGCATCACCTCCGGCCGCGGCTTCATCGCCCTTGCAGTCGTGGTCTTCGCACGATGGTCGCCGACGGGCGCCTTCTGCGTGTCGCTGCTCTTCGGCCTATTCTACGCGCTGCAACTCATGCTGCAGGCCCAGTCGTCCATCGTCGTGCCCTATCAGGTGCTGCAGGCCCTGCCCTACCTGATGACCATCATCACGCTCGTCGTGGTGCGCGGCAGGAGTGCCGCCCCCGCCAAGCTCGGCCAGCCCTATGAGATGAGGTAA